Proteins from a genomic interval of Lysobacter stagni:
- a CDS encoding ArsI/CadI family heavy metal resistance metalloenzyme: MNRFHVHLNVSNLDDSIRFYSQLFASAPAVVKGDYAKWMLEDPRVNFAISTTGRAPGIDHLGIQVDSGAELVELGQRLDAAGSTVVPEPDATCCYARSDKMWTEDPQGTRWETFHTFGDAVTYYAADSTCANDGTSCSPTAPAVTPDSARAGGCCAPASACC, translated from the coding sequence ATGAACCGCTTTCATGTGCACCTCAACGTATCGAACCTGGACGACAGCATCCGCTTCTATTCGCAGTTGTTCGCCAGCGCGCCCGCGGTGGTGAAGGGCGACTACGCGAAGTGGATGCTGGAAGATCCGCGCGTCAACTTCGCCATCTCGACGACCGGTCGTGCGCCGGGCATCGACCATCTGGGCATCCAGGTCGACAGCGGCGCTGAGCTCGTCGAACTTGGACAGCGTCTGGATGCCGCAGGCAGCACCGTCGTGCCCGAGCCGGATGCGACCTGTTGCTACGCACGTTCCGACAAGATGTGGACCGAAGATCCGCAGGGAACGCGCTGGGAGACCTTCCACACCTTCGGCGACGCTGTGACCTACTACGCAGCCGACAGCACATGCGCGAACGATGGCACGTCCTGCAGCCCGACTGCACCGGCCGTAACGCCGGATTCCGCACGCGCTGGCGGATGCTGCGCTCCGGCGTCTGCGTGCTGCTGA
- a CDS encoding DUF1801 domain-containing protein translates to MKKNGAKEVEGDPSAQIDATIEALGDWRGRMLAHVRSIIRQADPDVIEEVKWRGVPVWSHDGILCTGETYKQHVKMTFAQGAALDDPSGLFNSSLDGNTRRAIDLHEGDTIDENALKALIRAAVALNTTKKAGRAKK, encoded by the coding sequence ATGAAGAAGAACGGTGCCAAGGAAGTGGAAGGCGACCCGTCCGCGCAGATCGACGCGACGATCGAAGCCCTGGGCGATTGGCGCGGACGGATGCTCGCGCATGTGCGCTCGATCATCCGGCAGGCCGATCCGGACGTGATCGAGGAAGTGAAGTGGCGCGGCGTGCCGGTGTGGTCGCACGACGGCATCCTCTGCACCGGCGAGACCTACAAGCAACACGTGAAGATGACCTTCGCCCAAGGCGCTGCCCTGGACGACCCGTCGGGCCTGTTCAACTCCAGCCTCGACGGCAACACGCGGCGCGCCATCGATCTCCACGAAGGCGACACGATCGACGAGAACGCCCTGAAGGCGCTGATCCGCGCCGCGGTGGCGCTGAACACGACGAAGAAGGCCGGCCGCGCGAAGAAGTAG
- a CDS encoding iron-containing redox enzyme family protein, translated as MSYLDQLNETQAPSMCFAAMPIDALDRQTFWEFADRAKEATEALAEHRMRALANMPVEAMRRVCMQYRFFTIDYISDLALLLAKLPFGGLRSLLGQILAEELGEGDPDKAHPEIYDRFLTSIGVKAEQLDQRLPRNGAILDGLSDELAQRSPAFGVGLRGMGGECLCQTYLSVMFEHLREHPYIRQHTDDIAWEFWTIHTGEVDIVHGELTRAAIDAYIREEPEALPELAQGYERSITAWNQFWQNIFQECAPRSGVAL; from the coding sequence ATGTCCTATCTAGATCAGCTGAACGAAACTCAGGCGCCCTCCATGTGCTTCGCGGCGATGCCGATCGACGCGCTCGACCGGCAGACTTTCTGGGAGTTCGCCGACCGCGCGAAGGAAGCCACGGAGGCGTTGGCCGAACATCGCATGCGCGCACTGGCCAACATGCCGGTGGAAGCGATGCGCCGCGTTTGCATGCAGTACCGGTTCTTCACCATCGACTACATCAGCGACCTCGCGTTGCTGCTGGCGAAGCTTCCCTTCGGCGGACTGCGCAGTCTGCTGGGCCAGATCCTCGCCGAGGAGCTGGGCGAAGGCGATCCGGACAAGGCGCATCCGGAGATCTACGACCGCTTCCTCACCAGCATCGGCGTGAAGGCCGAGCAGCTGGACCAGCGGCTGCCGCGCAATGGCGCCATCCTGGATGGACTGAGCGACGAACTGGCGCAGCGAAGCCCCGCCTTCGGTGTCGGCTTGCGCGGCATGGGCGGCGAGTGCCTGTGTCAGACCTACCTGTCGGTGATGTTCGAACACCTGCGCGAGCATCCGTACATCCGGCAGCACACGGACGACATCGCCTGGGAGTTCTGGACCATCCACACCGGTGAGGTGGACATCGTGCACGGCGAGCTCACGCGTGCGGCCATCGATGCCTACATCCGTGAAGAGCCCGAAGCGCTGCCGGAGCTCGCGCAGGGTTACGAACGCAGCATCACCGCGTGGAACCAGTTCTGGCAGAACATCTTCCAGGAATGCGCACCGCGCTCCGGCGTGGCGCTATGA
- a CDS encoding TIGR03118 family protein, whose product MKSSATLCAPFALAIAIAIVAAPAAQAADVRFTQRNLVSDGTIPAERTDPNLVNSWGVAFNPFGFVWVADADAHVSTLYDGDGNLQSLVVQIPSPTMATGGEPTGIVFNASNGFQVSQGGLTGASRFLFATEQGVIAGWAPNVDGTHAIRAVNNSATGANYKGLALSAGGGGQLLYATDFFHARVDVFDSTFKPVALPPGAFTDPGIPRGFAPFGIQAIGGDIYVTYAKQDASMTDEVVGPGLGYVDVYTPTGTLIRRVASRGSLNAPWGIALAPAAFGSFSNALLIGNFGDGRINAYEPVLSIPLGFLRDRQFRPIHIEGLWGMQFGNGFANQPVNTLFFASGPDDEEHGLYGRLDVIP is encoded by the coding sequence ATGAAGTCATCAGCCACACTCTGCGCGCCGTTTGCGTTGGCGATCGCGATCGCCATCGTCGCCGCTCCCGCTGCGCAGGCCGCCGACGTTCGCTTCACGCAGCGAAATCTGGTGTCGGACGGCACCATTCCCGCCGAACGCACCGATCCGAACCTTGTCAACTCATGGGGCGTGGCGTTCAATCCGTTCGGCTTCGTCTGGGTGGCCGACGCGGACGCACACGTGTCGACGCTGTACGACGGCGACGGGAACCTTCAGTCGCTGGTCGTGCAGATCCCGTCGCCCACCATGGCCACCGGCGGCGAGCCGACCGGAATCGTGTTCAACGCTTCCAACGGCTTCCAGGTCAGTCAGGGCGGACTGACCGGCGCGTCGCGATTCCTCTTCGCCACCGAGCAGGGCGTGATCGCCGGCTGGGCGCCCAATGTCGACGGCACCCACGCGATCCGCGCGGTCAACAACTCGGCCACCGGCGCCAACTACAAGGGCCTCGCCCTGAGCGCCGGCGGCGGTGGACAGCTGCTGTATGCGACCGACTTCTTCCACGCGCGCGTCGATGTATTCGACAGTACGTTCAAGCCGGTTGCGTTGCCGCCCGGGGCATTCACCGATCCGGGCATCCCGCGTGGCTTCGCTCCATTCGGAATCCAGGCCATCGGCGGCGACATCTACGTGACCTATGCCAAGCAGGACGCCAGCATGACCGACGAGGTCGTCGGGCCTGGCCTGGGCTATGTCGATGTCTACACCCCGACAGGCACGCTGATCCGCCGCGTCGCATCGCGCGGTTCACTCAATGCGCCATGGGGGATCGCACTGGCGCCGGCGGCATTCGGAAGCTTCAGCAATGCTCTGCTGATCGGCAACTTCGGCGACGGCCGCATCAATGCGTACGAGCCCGTGCTCAGCATTCCACTCGGGTTCCTGCGGGACCGGCAGTTCAGGCCGATCCACATCGAGGGACTGTGGGGCATGCAGTTCGGCAACGGTTTCGCCAATCAGCCGGTGAACACGCTGTTCTTCGCTTCCGGCCCGGATGACGAGGAGCACGGCCTGTACGGCCGCCTGGACGTGATTCCGTAG
- a CDS encoding helix-turn-helix domain-containing protein produces MADDTEYTPAPRASLDPELLRRLLRAKDRMDAASHEEWPVRRLARVSAVSEAHFARSFKDAFGVPPHRYLLTRRIERAKTLLRDTELPILDIALQTGWNSLGTFGRTFRDVTGESPSGLRAREREARHQLDRVPACYVSAAHRPGLTTAVSEKRRQQAGATKKPPRETEAT; encoded by the coding sequence ATGGCAGACGACACCGAATACACGCCCGCCCCGCGCGCCAGCCTGGACCCCGAGCTGCTGCGCCGCCTGCTGCGCGCAAAGGACCGGATGGACGCCGCCTCGCATGAGGAGTGGCCGGTACGGCGGCTGGCCCGCGTGAGCGCCGTGTCGGAAGCGCACTTCGCGCGATCGTTCAAGGACGCCTTCGGCGTTCCGCCGCACCGCTACCTGCTGACGCGGCGGATCGAGCGTGCCAAGACGCTGCTTCGCGACACGGAGCTGCCCATCCTCGACATCGCGCTGCAGACCGGCTGGAACAGCCTGGGCACGTTCGGCCGCACATTTCGCGATGTCACCGGCGAAAGTCCCAGCGGCCTGCGCGCACGGGAACGTGAGGCCCGACACCAGCTCGATCGGGTGCCGGCCTGCTATGTCAGCGCCGCGCACCGCCCCGGGCTGACCACCGCAGTTTCGGAGAAGCGACGCCAGCAGGCCGGTGCTACAAAGAAGCCCCCACGAGAAACGGAGGCCACATGA
- a CDS encoding aquaporin yields the protein MPLPRRLLAEFIGTSLLLAAVVGSGIMGEALSRGNDGIVLLANASATAGALYVLVAVLGPISGAHFNPAVTVAMRWRGELGLRDAVAYVIVQLIAALCGVMLAHAMFGLPLVDPGTHVRTGWPQWLSEAVATFGLLLTILLGVRHRPKALPALVASYIFAAYWFTASTSFANPAVTLARAFTRTFAGIRPLDVAAFVCAQGAGAALAVGIAALLIDAGPSHRGSRGTA from the coding sequence ATGCCGCTCCCGCGCAGGCTGCTGGCCGAGTTCATCGGTACGTCGCTGCTGCTCGCGGCGGTGGTCGGCTCGGGCATCATGGGAGAGGCACTGTCCCGCGGGAACGACGGCATCGTGCTGCTGGCCAATGCCTCCGCCACCGCCGGCGCGTTGTACGTACTCGTCGCGGTACTCGGCCCGATCTCGGGTGCGCATTTCAATCCGGCCGTGACCGTTGCCATGCGGTGGCGCGGCGAACTTGGCCTTCGCGATGCAGTGGCGTATGTCATCGTGCAACTCATCGCCGCCCTCTGTGGCGTCATGCTGGCGCACGCCATGTTCGGCCTTCCGCTCGTCGATCCGGGCACGCACGTCCGCACCGGATGGCCGCAATGGTTGAGTGAGGCGGTTGCGACGTTCGGACTGCTGCTGACGATCCTGCTGGGCGTTCGCCACCGTCCGAAAGCCCTGCCTGCGCTGGTCGCCAGCTATATCTTCGCTGCGTACTGGTTCACCGCCAGCACCTCATTCGCAAACCCTGCGGTCACGCTGGCGCGCGCGTTCACCCGCACATTCGCGGGCATCCGGCCGCTTGATGTCGCGGCGTTCGTCTGCGCGCAGGGAGCAGGTGCCGCGCTGGCCGTGGGTATCGCCGCACTCCTCATCGATGCAGGCCCATCCCATCGAGGATCGCGCGGGACGGCATGA
- a CDS encoding VOC family protein, which translates to MIPKLQPCLWFDGNAEEAARFYAETFPDSRIDAIHRAPSDYPAGKQGNVLTVEVTVLGMRFLLLNGGPQFTFDEAVSFQVATDDQAETDRYWKAIVDNGGQESACGWCRDRFGLSWQITPRRLTELITQGGETSRRAFEAMMEMGKIDIAALDRAVADVRS; encoded by the coding sequence GTGATCCCCAAGCTGCAGCCGTGTCTCTGGTTCGACGGAAATGCCGAGGAAGCGGCACGCTTCTACGCCGAGACGTTTCCCGACAGCCGCATCGATGCGATCCACCGCGCGCCCTCCGACTACCCTGCCGGCAAGCAGGGCAATGTGCTGACGGTGGAGGTCACGGTGCTGGGCATGCGGTTCCTGCTGTTGAACGGCGGCCCGCAGTTCACGTTCGACGAGGCGGTGAGCTTCCAGGTCGCGACGGACGATCAGGCGGAAACCGATCGCTACTGGAAAGCGATCGTCGACAACGGCGGACAGGAAAGTGCGTGCGGATGGTGCCGGGACCGCTTCGGCCTCTCGTGGCAGATCACGCCTCGGCGCCTCACCGAGCTGATCACGCAGGGTGGCGAAACGTCCCGGCGCGCGTTCGAGGCCATGATGGAGATGGGGAAGATCGACATCGCCGCGCTTGATCGTGCGGTCGCGGACGTCCGTTCCTGA
- a CDS encoding RNA polymerase sigma factor, with protein sequence MTAGPGIGGDPTVGDPLVDEVALMGRVAAEQMDAFETLYRLYHPRLTRFLMGMTHRPALVEEILDDTMLVVWRRAHTYDPEAKVSTWIFGIAYRQALKALRQSGDGPTPAELDDSPLTSTQPAPDLELHQRDLHAMLDHAMRALSAEQRAVIELTYYLGYACREIAAIMDCPVDTVKTRMFYARRRLKALLGAKREEAM encoded by the coding sequence GTGACGGCTGGGCCAGGCATCGGCGGCGATCCGACCGTTGGCGATCCCCTCGTGGATGAGGTCGCCCTGATGGGACGCGTGGCTGCGGAGCAGATGGACGCGTTCGAGACGCTGTATCGCCTCTACCACCCCAGGCTGACGCGCTTCCTGATGGGCATGACGCATCGCCCTGCCCTGGTGGAGGAGATCCTCGACGACACCATGCTGGTGGTCTGGCGGCGGGCACACACGTACGACCCGGAGGCGAAGGTATCCACCTGGATCTTCGGCATCGCGTATCGCCAGGCGCTCAAGGCGCTTCGCCAGTCGGGCGATGGCCCCACCCCCGCGGAGCTGGACGATTCGCCGCTGACGTCGACGCAACCTGCGCCGGACCTCGAACTGCATCAGCGCGACCTGCATGCGATGTTGGACCACGCGATGCGCGCGCTCTCCGCGGAGCAGCGCGCGGTGATCGAGCTGACGTACTACCTGGGTTACGCATGCCGCGAGATCGCAGCCATCATGGATTGCCCGGTCGACACGGTGAAGACCCGCATGTTCTATGCGCGGCGCCGCCTCAAGGCGCTGCTCGGCGCGAAGCGCGAGGAGGCCATGTGA
- the arsN2 gene encoding arsenic resistance N-acetyltransferase ArsN2, producing the protein MLLTMELRAPLPHEQPAVRSLLVAAALPVDDLDDADVRFIVAIDDDKPVGAVGLEAFGSVGLLRSLAVRADRRGSGIGNRLVDALEAQARDAGFEQLVLLTTTAAPFFAMRGYRAIDRIDAPAAVRDSAEFRSLCPASATCMARSLEI; encoded by the coding sequence GTGCTGCTGACCATGGAACTGCGCGCTCCACTTCCCCACGAGCAGCCGGCCGTGCGATCACTGCTCGTAGCCGCTGCGCTGCCGGTTGACGATCTCGACGATGCGGACGTGCGCTTCATCGTCGCGATCGACGACGACAAACCGGTCGGTGCGGTCGGACTGGAGGCATTCGGCTCCGTGGGCCTGCTGCGTTCATTGGCCGTGCGCGCCGACCGGCGCGGTAGCGGAATCGGCAACCGGCTGGTCGATGCGCTCGAGGCGCAGGCACGCGATGCCGGCTTCGAGCAGCTGGTGCTCCTGACGACGACGGCCGCGCCGTTCTTTGCGATGCGCGGCTACCGCGCCATCGATCGCATCGACGCCCCCGCCGCGGTACGGGACAGCGCGGAATTCCGTTCGCTGTGTCCCGCCTCCGCCACCTGCATGGCCCGATCGCTGGAAATATGA
- a CDS encoding VOC family protein, translating into MSAITQFHLAFPVRDLDEARRFYGDVIGCPKGRSDVNYQDFDFFGHHLVAHIAAEAAPLQDSRFDGEAVPVPHFGMNLDREAWEGLARRLKDAGVDFAEAPHLRLKGKPGQHVTMFLFDPSGNALEFKSFDDPEQTFIP; encoded by the coding sequence ATGAGCGCGATCACCCAGTTCCACCTGGCCTTTCCGGTGCGCGACCTCGACGAGGCGCGGCGCTTCTACGGCGACGTCATCGGTTGCCCGAAGGGGCGCAGCGACGTCAATTACCAGGACTTCGACTTCTTCGGCCATCACCTGGTGGCGCACATCGCCGCCGAGGCCGCGCCGCTGCAGGACAGCCGCTTCGACGGCGAGGCCGTGCCGGTGCCGCATTTCGGGATGAACCTGGACCGTGAGGCGTGGGAAGGGTTGGCCAGGCGACTGAAGGACGCAGGCGTGGATTTCGCCGAGGCACCGCACCTGCGCCTGAAGGGCAAGCCCGGCCAGCACGTGACGATGTTCCTGTTCGATCCTTCCGGCAACGCGCTGGAATTCAAATCCTTCGACGATCCTGAGCAGACCTTCATTCCGTGA
- a CDS encoding alpha/beta fold hydrolase, whose amino-acid sequence MQSIRTKDGTEIFYKDWGSGQPIVFHHGWPLCGDDWDTQMQFFLDQGYRVIAHDRRGHGRSTQTATGNEMDTYAADVAALVAHLDLRDAIHVGHSTGGGEATRYVAQHGKGRVAKLVLIGAVPPLMLKTDANPGGLPKDVFDGIRKGVAENRAACYWDFPIPFYSFNREGTPVVEAIRANWWRQGMMGGIKAQYDCVAAFSETDFTQDLKSIEVPTLVMHGDDDQIVPIADSALLSAKLLRNATLKVYPGFPHGMCTTHAEVINRDLLAFFRS is encoded by the coding sequence ATGCAATCGATCAGGACGAAAGACGGCACGGAGATCTTCTACAAGGACTGGGGTTCGGGCCAGCCGATCGTGTTCCACCACGGCTGGCCGTTGTGTGGCGACGACTGGGACACGCAGATGCAGTTCTTCCTGGACCAGGGATATCGCGTCATCGCGCACGATCGCCGCGGCCATGGGCGCTCCACCCAGACCGCCACGGGCAATGAAATGGACACCTACGCGGCCGACGTCGCCGCGCTGGTGGCGCACCTGGACCTGCGCGATGCGATCCACGTCGGCCATTCCACCGGCGGCGGCGAAGCCACGCGTTACGTCGCGCAGCACGGCAAGGGTCGCGTGGCCAAGCTGGTGCTGATCGGCGCGGTTCCGCCGTTGATGCTGAAGACCGATGCCAATCCGGGCGGACTGCCGAAGGACGTGTTCGACGGCATCCGCAAGGGCGTGGCGGAGAACCGCGCGGCCTGCTACTGGGATTTCCCGATTCCGTTCTACAGCTTCAACCGCGAAGGGACGCCGGTGGTCGAAGCGATCCGTGCCAACTGGTGGCGCCAGGGCATGATGGGCGGCATCAAGGCGCAGTACGACTGCGTCGCCGCGTTCTCGGAAACCGACTTCACGCAGGACCTCAAGAGCATCGAGGTCCCGACGCTGGTCATGCACGGCGACGACGACCAGATCGTTCCCATCGCGGACTCGGCCCTGCTCTCGGCCAAGCTGCTGCGCAACGCCACGCTGAAGGTGTACCCGGGCTTCCCGCATGGCATGTGCACCACGCATGCCGAGGTCATCAACCGCGATCTGCTGGCCTTCTTCCGCAGCTGA
- a CDS encoding zf-HC2 domain-containing protein, which yields MKILRFEGSAHSEAERLLPWYVNETLDDAEQARVDQHLAQCRQCQREVEFLRGLKSACAEPRATVDPTAAFRRLQDRLRPSRAHSRTSLVGRARNAWLDLSIPLRGAVAMSCVLTLGLFGMALLRDEPAVLYRTLGDAPARGVVAGSDLRHLVVVFDPHIEHARMQQLLRASQARIVDGPNDAGAYVLAVPSDREASVRDALRAAAGVTLVESIDPVERPQ from the coding sequence GTGAAGATTCTCCGCTTCGAAGGCTCAGCGCACAGCGAAGCCGAACGGCTGCTGCCGTGGTACGTCAACGAAACGCTGGACGATGCCGAACAGGCGCGTGTTGATCAGCACCTTGCGCAGTGCCGGCAATGCCAGCGCGAGGTCGAGTTCCTTCGCGGTCTCAAGTCCGCATGCGCCGAACCTCGTGCGACGGTGGATCCAACCGCCGCGTTCCGCCGACTGCAGGATCGCCTGCGTCCATCGCGCGCGCATTCGCGGACGTCGCTGGTGGGGCGTGCACGCAATGCATGGTTGGATCTGTCGATTCCGCTGCGCGGTGCGGTCGCGATGTCCTGTGTCCTGACGCTTGGCCTGTTCGGCATGGCGCTGCTTCGCGACGAGCCCGCCGTGCTGTATCGCACGCTGGGCGACGCGCCAGCACGCGGCGTTGTCGCCGGGTCCGATCTTCGCCATCTCGTGGTCGTCTTCGATCCGCACATCGAGCACGCACGCATGCAGCAGTTGCTGCGTGCCAGCCAGGCGCGGATCGTCGACGGACCCAACGACGCCGGCGCGTACGTGCTGGCAGTACCGTCCGATCGCGAAGCCAGCGTGCGCGATGCACTGCGGGCGGCCGCCGGTGTCACGCTGGTCGAAAGCATCGATCCGGTCGAGCGACCCCAGTGA
- a CDS encoding GNAT family N-acetyltransferase, whose product MTTPLRIRPIERSDLAQWRPLWDGYNAFYGRVGESALAQEITSATWQRFFDDKEPVRAWVAECEGRIVGMVHCVFHRSTSRLHDICYLQDLFTAEDLRGRGVGRQLVLAVYEAARLAGCSRVYWQTQANNSTARALYDTLAEHKGFIVYVHELA is encoded by the coding sequence ATGACCACGCCACTGCGCATACGGCCCATCGAGCGCTCCGACCTCGCGCAGTGGCGTCCGCTGTGGGACGGCTACAACGCGTTCTACGGACGCGTGGGCGAAAGCGCGCTCGCGCAGGAGATCACGTCGGCGACATGGCAACGCTTCTTCGACGACAAGGAGCCTGTGCGCGCCTGGGTGGCCGAATGCGAAGGGCGCATCGTCGGAATGGTGCATTGCGTCTTCCACCGAAGCACCAGCCGCCTGCACGACATCTGCTACCTGCAGGACCTGTTCACCGCGGAAGACCTGCGTGGGCGCGGTGTCGGCCGGCAACTGGTGCTGGCCGTCTACGAAGCCGCACGCCTCGCCGGTTGCTCGCGCGTGTACTGGCAGACGCAGGCGAACAACTCAACGGCGCGTGCGTTGTACGACACGCTCGCCGAGCACAAGGGCTTCATCGTCTACGTCCACGAACTGGCGTGA
- a CDS encoding VOC family protein: MSQGIGVVGLYVRDQDEALEFYVGKLGFRVHTDARNGDYRWLTVQHPEQPSLQLGLFKPQEPVLDAGTAQTVREIVAKGAMPPLVLNVDDCRATFERLRASGVEFTQAPEERYGNVDANFRDPSGNGWKMIQNGRKPG; this comes from the coding sequence ATGAGTCAGGGCATTGGTGTCGTCGGACTGTACGTCCGCGACCAGGACGAAGCATTGGAGTTCTACGTCGGCAAGCTGGGTTTCCGCGTGCACACCGACGCACGCAATGGCGATTACCGCTGGCTGACGGTGCAGCACCCTGAGCAGCCCTCGCTGCAGCTTGGACTGTTCAAGCCGCAGGAGCCGGTGCTCGACGCCGGCACCGCACAGACGGTGCGGGAAATCGTCGCCAAGGGCGCGATGCCGCCGCTGGTGCTCAACGTCGACGACTGCCGCGCCACGTTCGAGCGCCTGCGCGCCAGCGGCGTGGAGTTCACGCAGGCACCGGAGGAGCGCTACGGCAACGTCGATGCCAACTTCCGCGACCCGTCCGGCAACGGCTGGAAGATGATCCAGAACGGCCGCAAGCCCGGCTGA
- a CDS encoding ArsR/SmtB family transcription factor encodes MKTETALKALSALSHEARLAAFRALVQAGPDGLSVGELRDHLDLPAATLTAQLNLLRSAALVHDQREGRVIRVRANYLQMNDLIAYLTENCCNGQAVCDPASGCAPPKKGASK; translated from the coding sequence ATGAAGACCGAGACCGCCCTCAAGGCCCTTAGCGCGCTGAGCCACGAAGCCCGGCTCGCCGCATTCCGCGCACTCGTCCAGGCGGGACCGGACGGGCTGTCGGTCGGCGAACTGCGCGACCACCTCGACCTGCCCGCGGCCACGCTGACGGCCCAGCTCAACCTGCTGCGCAGCGCGGCCCTAGTCCACGACCAGCGCGAAGGCCGCGTCATCCGGGTGCGCGCCAACTACCTGCAGATGAACGACCTCATCGCCTATCTCACCGAGAACTGCTGCAACGGCCAGGCCGTCTGCGACCCCGCAAGCGGCTGCGCCCCACCGAAGAAAGGAGCCTCGAAATGA
- a CDS encoding arsenate reductase ArsC: protein MKRVLFVCIENSNRSQMAEAFARIHGGDRVEAWSAGSRPSGQINPKAVRFMSELGYDLTGHTSKSLEDIHGEFDAVVTMGCGDDCPWIPARRREDWALPDPKHMDDDGYRAVRDEISERVKSLLAAL from the coding sequence ATGAAGCGCGTCTTGTTCGTTTGCATCGAGAACTCCAACCGGAGCCAGATGGCCGAGGCCTTCGCCCGCATCCACGGCGGCGATCGCGTGGAAGCGTGGAGCGCCGGCTCCAGGCCTTCGGGGCAGATCAACCCCAAGGCGGTGCGCTTCATGTCCGAGCTGGGCTACGACCTGACGGGCCACACGTCGAAGTCGCTCGAGGACATCCACGGCGAGTTCGATGCCGTCGTCACCATGGGCTGCGGCGATGACTGTCCATGGATACCGGCCCGGCGCCGCGAGGACTGGGCGCTACCCGATCCGAAGCACATGGACGATGACGGCTACCGCGCGGTGCGCGACGAGATCTCCGAACGCGTCAAGTCGCTTCTGGCTGCGCTGTGA
- a CDS encoding DUF1801 domain-containing protein has product MADKASGKARKPAPRKADDDTSSKAPRLLSGGNPQIPKGDGDAPVQAYIAAMPGWKRDAGQHIDTLIARAVPGVHKAVKWNSPLYGNDGGGWFLSLHCYDKYIKIAFFRGTSLRPMPPEASRMAGTRYFHVREGESFDEDQFTDWVKQASRLPGERM; this is encoded by the coding sequence ATGGCGGACAAGGCATCCGGGAAGGCGAGGAAACCGGCACCGCGCAAGGCAGACGATGACACGTCCAGCAAGGCACCCAGGCTGCTGTCGGGTGGCAATCCGCAGATTCCCAAAGGCGATGGCGATGCCCCGGTGCAGGCGTACATCGCCGCCATGCCGGGCTGGAAACGCGACGCCGGCCAGCACATCGACACGCTGATCGCGCGCGCCGTTCCCGGCGTGCACAAGGCAGTGAAATGGAACTCGCCGCTCTATGGCAACGACGGCGGCGGCTGGTTCCTCAGCCTCCATTGCTACGACAAGTACATCAAGATCGCCTTCTTCCGCGGAACGTCCCTGCGTCCGATGCCACCGGAGGCCTCGAGGATGGCCGGGACCCGCTACTTCCACGTGCGCGAAGGCGAGTCGTTCGATGAGGACCAGTTCACGGATTGGGTGAAGCAGGCCAGCCGGCTGCCGGGCGAACGGATGTAG
- the msrA gene encoding peptide-methionine (S)-S-oxide reductase MsrA, with product MTSNTETAILAGGCFWGMQDLIRRIPGVVSTRVGYSGGDVPNATYRNHGTHAEAIEIVFDPAVLSYRRILEFFFQIHDPTTKNRQGNDLGASYRSAIFPLDERQKQVALETVADVDASGLWPGKVVTEIAPAGPFWEAEPEHQDYLERYPEGYTCHFIRPDWVLPTRG from the coding sequence GTGACGTCGAACACCGAAACCGCGATCCTGGCAGGCGGCTGCTTCTGGGGCATGCAGGACCTCATCCGCCGTATTCCCGGCGTGGTGTCCACGCGCGTGGGCTACTCGGGCGGCGACGTTCCCAACGCCACGTACCGCAACCACGGCACGCATGCCGAGGCCATCGAGATCGTGTTCGATCCGGCGGTGCTCAGCTACCGGCGCATCCTCGAGTTCTTCTTCCAGATCCACGACCCCACCACGAAGAACCGGCAGGGCAACGATCTGGGCGCCAGCTACCGGTCCGCGATCTTTCCGCTGGACGAACGGCAGAAGCAGGTGGCGCTGGAGACGGTGGCCGATGTGGACGCCTCGGGCCTGTGGCCCGGGAAGGTCGTCACCGAGATCGCACCGGCCGGCCCGTTCTGGGAAGCCGAGCCGGAGCATCAGGACTATCTGGAGCGGTATCCGGAAGGCTACACCTGCCACTTCATCCGCCCGGACTGGGTGCTTCCCACGCGCGGTTGA